The Acidianus infernus genome window below encodes:
- the purE gene encoding 5-(carboxyamino)imidazole ribonucleotide mutase, with the protein MPLVGVIMGSKSDWEYMKEAVDILKSFGVSYEVKVVSAHRTPEFMVEYAKTARSRGIEVIIAGAGGAAHLPGMTASLTTLPVIGVPIPSKNLNGLDSLLSIVQMPYGVPVATVAIGGAKNAALLAIRILSIKYKDLEEKLNKFMEDMRNDVLSTSLQA; encoded by the coding sequence ATGCCACTTGTAGGAGTAATAATGGGAAGTAAATCAGATTGGGAATACATGAAAGAGGCAGTAGATATATTAAAGTCATTTGGAGTTAGTTATGAAGTAAAAGTTGTCTCTGCACATAGAACTCCGGAGTTTATGGTTGAATACGCAAAGACCGCAAGATCTAGAGGAATTGAGGTCATAATAGCCGGCGCAGGAGGAGCCGCGCACTTACCTGGAATGACTGCATCTTTAACTACTCTGCCAGTAATTGGAGTCCCGATTCCTTCTAAAAATCTTAATGGATTAGATTCGCTATTATCAATAGTTCAAATGCCTTACGGAGTCCCAGTAGCAACTGTTGCCATAGGTGGAGCTAAAAATGCTGCACTGTTGGCAATCAGAATACTTTCGATAAAATATAAAGATTTGGAAGAAAAGTTAAATAAATTTATGGAAGATATGAGAAACGATGTCTTATCAACATCTCTCCAAGCTTAA
- a CDS encoding helix-turn-helix domain-containing protein yields MNITQLVILTNLAEGELSIKELAEYTGIPKKNIIKAMKSLENRGYVEKRAIIGRDIIFSITEEGLEELYKYYLFMKKLIEDMEFTLCSRFDC; encoded by the coding sequence GTGAATATAACACAGTTAGTAATATTGACAAACTTAGCAGAAGGAGAGCTTAGTATAAAGGAGTTGGCAGAATACACTGGAATTCCGAAAAAGAATATAATAAAAGCAATGAAAAGCTTAGAGAATCGAGGATATGTAGAGAAAAGAGCAATAATAGGAAGAGATATAATATTTTCAATAACAGAAGAAGGACTAGAAGAACTTTACAAATATTATTTATTTATGAAAAAGTTAATAGAAGACATGGAATTCACATTATGTAGTAGATTTGATTGTTAA
- a CDS encoding nucleoside hydrolase, whose protein sequence is MSRHFIIDCDTAEDDIMSLFMLLRYGISVEGITIVEGNISFDQEVNNALWALEFIGKEIPVYPGSQRPIVKNYRTVENVHGKGGIGDKVVKPSKLKASNKHAVDAIIELADRYAGELEFLAISPLTNLALAYLKDKSLAEKIKKVWIMGGTIYGRGNITPVAEYNIWVDPDAAKVIFSSGMDLTMVAWDLITNYTINAEEWNKIKSMNTKLSSFYIDIYTHYRNYAMTKQKMKGHPHPDLITTAIAIDSSIATKVEKQYVDIENCECLTRGMTVIDYLGIWNKEPNANVVYEINKEKFISMLYNLLAWF, encoded by the coding sequence ATGTCAAGGCATTTTATAATTGATTGCGATACAGCAGAAGACGATATAATGAGCCTTTTTATGCTTTTACGTTATGGAATATCTGTAGAAGGAATAACAATAGTTGAAGGTAACATAAGTTTTGATCAAGAAGTAAACAACGCATTATGGGCATTAGAATTTATAGGTAAGGAAATTCCAGTTTATCCAGGTAGTCAGAGGCCTATTGTAAAAAATTATAGAACAGTTGAAAACGTACACGGCAAAGGAGGTATAGGCGATAAAGTTGTTAAACCTAGCAAATTAAAGGCTAGTAATAAGCATGCAGTAGATGCTATAATAGAACTTGCAGATAGATATGCAGGGGAATTGGAATTTTTAGCAATTTCACCTTTAACTAATTTAGCCTTAGCGTATTTAAAAGACAAGAGTTTAGCTGAAAAAATAAAGAAAGTATGGATTATGGGCGGTACAATATATGGCAGGGGTAATATTACGCCAGTAGCCGAGTATAATATTTGGGTCGATCCAGATGCTGCTAAAGTAATATTTAGCTCTGGTATGGATTTAACAATGGTTGCATGGGATCTAATTACAAATTATACAATTAATGCTGAAGAATGGAATAAAATAAAATCTATGAATACTAAGCTTTCCTCGTTCTATATAGATATTTATACTCATTACAGAAATTATGCTATGACTAAACAAAAAATGAAAGGTCATCCACACCCAGACTTAATAACAACTGCTATCGCGATAGATAGCTCTATTGCAACTAAAGTGGAAAAACAGTACGTAGATATAGAAAATTGTGAGTGTTTAACTAGGGGAATGACGGTTATTGACTACTTGGGAATTTGGAATAAAGAGCCTAATGCAAACGTAGTTTATGAAATTAATAAGGAGAAATTCATAAGTATGCTCTATAATTTATTAGCTTGGTTTTAA
- a CDS encoding DUF3834 domain-containing protein — MLVTTPFAGPVSFPLLVAKELGGEQINLKNSCETNEIGDIVLDSITNIAKLKVKGYKIVAGVYIDMYSILGNKNSTKLYTIRAGTLADINARLYAKYTSKEVINTDAETAVKKSEEGNLAIVGIEIKLGEKLEDELDKLGLRAPSCVIYSKVDPTSLLKIYEKGINIIRKDPKNSARVISSLSKYYTLNVMENIIEHYNHRLTTNFHELKKSIEVYSQIVPSVADLQLGFS; from the coding sequence ATGTTAGTAACAACGCCTTTTGCAGGGCCAGTAAGTTTTCCATTACTAGTGGCTAAAGAATTAGGAGGAGAACAAATTAATTTAAAAAACTCATGTGAAACCAATGAAATAGGGGATATAGTTCTAGATTCTATAACTAATATTGCTAAACTAAAAGTAAAAGGGTATAAGATAGTTGCTGGAGTTTACATAGATATGTATAGTATTCTAGGTAACAAGAATTCTACTAAGCTCTATACAATAAGAGCAGGAACGCTAGCAGATATAAATGCTCGTCTTTATGCAAAATATACTAGCAAAGAAGTTATAAATACTGATGCAGAAACAGCTGTAAAAAAATCAGAGGAAGGAAATCTTGCAATAGTTGGAATAGAGATTAAATTAGGCGAAAAACTAGAGGATGAACTTGATAAATTAGGCTTAAGAGCTCCTTCTTGTGTAATTTACTCTAAAGTAGACCCTACTAGCTTGTTAAAAATATATGAAAAGGGAATAAACATTATTAGAAAAGATCCTAAGAATTCTGCTAGGGTAATATCTTCTTTGTCTAAGTACTATACTTTAAACGTAATGGAAAATATAATAGAGCATTATAATCATAGGTTAACAACAAACTTTCATGAATTAAAGAAATCCATAGAAGTGTATTCACAAATAGTGCCTTCTGTAGCTGATTTACAATTAGGTTTTTCGTAA
- a CDS encoding DUF429 domain-containing protein translates to MYCGVDLAVKRKSAIAKMIDSRIEVKFLSTDEEIINYCKDAKVTSIDSPLSLSKGFREVDKTMIRNGYRVLPPSFMVSLVTRAIKLSSLLPNVIETHPTSSMKNLGINWKDYSRKKDEIDAVICAITAYAYDNHLALEISANDGTVYLLPKGFPKPIKMSEGYYTLPHIGNQ, encoded by the coding sequence ATTTATTGTGGAGTTGATTTAGCAGTAAAGAGAAAATCTGCAATAGCAAAAATGATAGATAGTAGAATAGAGGTAAAATTCCTATCTACTGATGAAGAAATTATCAATTACTGCAAAGACGCAAAAGTGACAAGTATTGATTCTCCTTTATCTCTCTCTAAAGGATTTAGAGAAGTAGATAAGACAATGATAAGAAATGGTTATAGAGTTTTGCCTCCATCTTTTATGGTTAGTCTGGTAACAAGGGCCATTAAACTTTCTAGTTTATTACCAAATGTTATAGAAACTCATCCAACATCCTCAATGAAAAATTTGGGAATTAATTGGAAAGATTATTCAAGAAAGAAGGATGAAATAGACGCAGTAATTTGTGCCATTACTGCTTATGCCTATGATAATCATCTTGCTCTGGAAATTTCTGCTAATGATGGAACAGTTTACTTATTACCTAAAGGTTTTCCGAAGCCGATTAAAATGAGTGAAGGTTATTATACACTTCCACACATAGGTAATCAATGA
- a CDS encoding 5-(carboxyamino)imidazole ribonucleotide synthase: MSYQHLSKLKIGILGGGQLGWMLILEGRKFPFEFYVLGNKDEPACRIADKCFSEDQYKELVDSSDIVTFEFEHVSEKALDYAEEKGKLYPKINSVELKRERYKEKEFLRDHGFPVPRFYVANDGEEALKILKDEFNNEGVLKKSRGGYDGKGQYFIHRDVDKYQFIKNMKCKFVVEEYVNFDFEASIIATRSRREFKAFTPTFNYNEKGILVYNYGPYYNEKMIEIADRLTRELDYIGTIGIEFFVRGNEVLINEIAPRVHNTGHYTLDGAETSQFEQHIRAIADLDLGSTRILSPSGMVNILGVGEVPKDVLKFGKVYWYGKSEVRKRRKMGHVNIIGDNLEDVKEKIDNVMKIIYPQGLDL, encoded by the coding sequence ATGTCTTATCAACATCTCTCCAAGCTTAAGATTGGAATATTGGGCGGAGGTCAATTAGGCTGGATGCTAATATTAGAAGGAAGAAAATTTCCATTTGAATTTTACGTACTTGGCAATAAGGACGAACCCGCATGTAGAATTGCGGATAAGTGCTTCTCAGAAGATCAATATAAAGAACTTGTAGACTCATCAGATATAGTAACCTTTGAATTTGAGCACGTAAGTGAGAAAGCTTTAGATTACGCTGAAGAAAAAGGAAAATTATATCCTAAGATTAATTCTGTAGAGTTAAAAAGGGAGAGATATAAGGAAAAGGAATTCTTAAGGGATCATGGCTTTCCCGTACCTAGATTTTATGTAGCTAATGATGGAGAAGAAGCTTTGAAAATACTTAAGGATGAATTTAACAATGAAGGAGTTTTAAAAAAGTCAAGAGGTGGATATGACGGAAAAGGACAGTATTTTATACACAGAGATGTAGATAAGTATCAATTTATAAAGAACATGAAATGCAAATTCGTAGTAGAGGAGTATGTGAATTTTGATTTTGAAGCTTCAATAATAGCTACAAGGAGTAGAAGAGAGTTTAAGGCCTTTACTCCCACATTTAATTATAATGAGAAGGGAATTTTAGTCTATAACTATGGACCATATTATAACGAGAAAATGATTGAAATAGCAGATAGATTAACTAGAGAGCTAGATTATATAGGTACAATTGGTATTGAATTCTTTGTTAGAGGCAATGAAGTCTTAATAAACGAGATTGCGCCAAGGGTTCACAATACTGGACATTATACACTAGATGGGGCGGAGACTTCACAATTTGAACAACATATAAGAGCTATAGCGGATTTAGACTTAGGCTCAACAAGAATACTTTCCCCTTCTGGAATGGTAAATATACTGGGTGTAGGAGAAGTTCCTAAGGACGTATTAAAATTTGGCAAAGTATACTGGTATGGGAAAAGTGAAGTTAGGAAAAGGAGAAAAATGGGTCACGTGAATATTATAGGAGATAATTTGGAGGACGTAAAAGAAAAAATTGATAATGTTATGAAGATAATATATCCTCAAGGACTGGACTTATGA
- a CDS encoding alanyl-tRNA editing protein — MIEIRTHSALHVLKGATRKVLGAKWTASTYVNGPHGRLTVQFERKPTEEEINRIFVEAQNKINEGVPFITEKLSREEAEKKYGDEIYDLFPVPQEVKELYIVIIPGWNINACNKQHVNNTKEIGEIKLDHWRYRNAKKLLELSFNVI; from the coding sequence ATGATAGAAATTAGGACTCATAGTGCTTTACATGTTCTAAAAGGTGCAACAAGAAAAGTTTTAGGCGCTAAATGGACTGCAAGTACTTATGTTAACGGTCCTCACGGTAGGTTAACTGTCCAATTTGAGAGAAAACCTACTGAAGAGGAAATTAATAGAATATTTGTAGAAGCACAGAATAAAATAAACGAAGGTGTGCCGTTTATTACTGAAAAGCTAAGCAGAGAAGAAGCAGAGAAAAAATATGGAGACGAGATTTACGATCTATTTCCAGTGCCTCAAGAGGTAAAAGAACTTTATATTGTAATAATTCCAGGATGGAACATAAACGCTTGCAATAAACAACATGTTAATAATACAAAAGAAATTGGAGAAATAAAATTAGATCACTGGAGATATAGGAACGCAAAGAAATTACTAGAACTATCATTTAATGTCATTTAG
- a CDS encoding alpha/beta hydrolase-fold protein gives MIRLNFINFESEILKDNPLQDPYIRRIGIIEPEDPIGKPIIIYLSGFLGSSLSMLNYDPLSEDILSRVERLKKEGKINGSIIVLPDMFTKVGGNQYINSQAVGFYEDFLIKELIPYLEEKYKSRKIGLIGKSSGGYGALVLGMKYNEIKAIASHSGDAYFEYVYLPMFPKVIPYLRKFSSPEEWLNNFWKKQNKKKKEDLNVLNIIGMSAFYSPSPEGKILLPFDLDSGEIIEDLWKKWLEKDPVRIIEKLGEKLKNKGVFIDVGIKDEYNIQYGARILHNKMKKMGIEHYYEEYEDGHMNTSYRLDISISFIEKYLSMIS, from the coding sequence ATGATAAGATTAAATTTTATCAATTTCGAAAGCGAAATTTTGAAGGATAATCCTTTGCAAGATCCTTATATTAGACGTATAGGCATAATAGAACCAGAAGATCCTATTGGCAAGCCAATAATAATATACTTAAGTGGATTTCTTGGATCTTCGCTATCAATGTTAAATTATGATCCATTATCTGAGGATATTCTAAGTAGAGTAGAGAGACTTAAGAAAGAGGGTAAAATTAATGGTTCGATTATAGTTCTACCAGATATGTTCACAAAAGTAGGAGGAAATCAATACATTAACTCACAAGCTGTAGGTTTTTATGAAGATTTTTTGATAAAGGAATTAATACCATATCTAGAAGAAAAATATAAGAGTAGAAAAATAGGTTTGATAGGAAAATCATCCGGTGGTTATGGTGCATTAGTCTTAGGCATGAAATATAATGAAATCAAAGCAATAGCTTCTCATTCTGGTGACGCATACTTTGAGTATGTTTACCTGCCAATGTTTCCTAAAGTAATACCATATTTGAGAAAATTCTCTTCCCCAGAAGAATGGCTAAATAATTTTTGGAAAAAACAAAATAAAAAGAAAAAGGAAGACTTAAACGTACTTAACATAATAGGCATGTCAGCATTTTATTCTCCTAGTCCAGAAGGAAAAATATTACTTCCTTTTGATTTGGATTCTGGAGAAATTATAGAAGATTTATGGAAAAAATGGTTAGAGAAAGATCCGGTAAGAATAATAGAAAAACTTGGAGAAAAATTAAAGAATAAAGGCGTATTCATTGATGTAGGAATAAAGGATGAATACAATATTCAATATGGTGCTAGAATTCTTCACAATAAGATGAAGAAGATGGGCATAGAGCATTACTATGAAGAATATGAAGACGGACATATGAATACTTCTTATAGACTAGATATTTCAATAAGCTTTATAGAAAAATATTTATCTATGATAAGCTGA
- a CDS encoding 8-oxo-dGTP diphosphatase yields MELHTCLSIIIQSDKLLMIKKKRGLGEGLITFPGGKVEENETPLECAIRETEEEVGVKIINPRKVGVITFKQINGNVQVMHVYLATEFIGILKESDEAIPIWVQRNDLPFKNMWVDDRIWLPLVLEGKYVNCVFEFTNDWKFMVSSLCEFA; encoded by the coding sequence TTGGAGCTACATACGTGTCTTAGTATTATAATTCAATCTGACAAATTATTAATGATAAAAAAGAAGAGGGGATTAGGAGAGGGACTTATAACTTTTCCTGGAGGAAAAGTAGAAGAGAACGAAACTCCTTTAGAATGTGCAATAAGGGAAACAGAAGAAGAAGTTGGCGTAAAAATAATAAATCCACGAAAAGTAGGTGTTATTACATTTAAGCAAATCAATGGTAATGTTCAAGTAATGCATGTGTATTTAGCTACAGAATTTATAGGCATCTTAAAAGAAAGTGATGAAGCTATACCTATTTGGGTACAGCGTAACGATTTACCATTTAAGAATATGTGGGTTGATGATAGAATATGGTTACCTTTAGTTCTTGAGGGAAAATATGTAAATTGCGTATTTGAATTTACAAATGATTGGAAATTTATGGTTTCATCTTTATGCGAATTTGCATGA
- a CDS encoding MBL fold metallo-hydrolase gives MKLSKNVEVIPGSPNTLIYDERVVIDQGGKNADLNINAEVQLATHGHMDHIAGLFKNAKIKFLPKEDYWSLNIIGRRAITYGFSAKNSSIFTYDLIKEELKDEFTDSEVEKIKLPGHTPGHVAYKIDNVLYCGDAFFGQKVLESFIFPFYTDFWAAQDSLDKLKELVKSVDFIIISHGPIYKKEKMIELLNFNIDYNKKLVEEIKDIIRGNPMTAEEVVIKLMIKRGKNEINPTSVILNEITAKSILSEVAKNIKVESKGVTFEI, from the coding sequence ATGAAATTAAGTAAAAATGTAGAAGTTATACCAGGTAGTCCTAACACACTCATTTATGACGAGAGAGTAGTAATAGACCAAGGTGGTAAAAATGCCGATTTAAATATTAATGCAGAAGTACAATTGGCAACTCATGGTCATATGGACCATATTGCTGGACTATTCAAAAATGCAAAGATAAAATTTCTTCCAAAGGAAGATTATTGGAGTTTAAATATAATAGGGAGAAGAGCGATAACTTATGGATTTAGTGCAAAAAATTCTAGCATTTTTACTTATGATCTTATAAAGGAAGAACTAAAGGACGAATTTACTGATAGTGAAGTAGAGAAAATAAAACTTCCTGGACATACGCCAGGACATGTGGCTTATAAGATAGACAACGTATTGTATTGCGGTGATGCATTCTTTGGACAAAAAGTATTGGAATCTTTCATTTTCCCATTTTATACTGATTTTTGGGCTGCACAAGATAGCTTAGATAAATTAAAAGAGCTTGTCAAATCCGTAGATTTTATCATAATTTCTCATGGACCAATATATAAAAAGGAAAAAATGATAGAACTACTAAACTTTAACATTGATTATAACAAGAAGCTTGTAGAAGAAATTAAAGATATTATACGAGGAAATCCCATGACTGCAGAAGAAGTCGTAATTAAACTCATGATTAAAAGAGGTAAAAACGAAATAAATCCTACATCAGTAATTTTAAATGAGATAACGGCTAAATCAATCTTATCAGAAGTAGCAAAAAATATAAAAGTAGAAAGCAAGGGCGTTACTTTTGAGATTTAG
- a CDS encoding FAD-binding protein — translation MEVYNEKELYNSIKDAYLSGKKVMIIGYGKHSSPRKSDIYLKIKMDYYKIEKEGYVEAYAGASVDKIREEASEYGLLLPCLYDGSIGGLLANNEFSPLSTRYGKPYDFTDKVFFITPFGKISWKIIIGSKGRLGAIYKARLKLFPKPTKVFTFERSFSKKDETIAYVNKLMHLKPLAMLVEYDGKYTIHASYDFDAKIHGFSKDEGVATIEESNSSNGYYVTTPTIEDFMSTIENTQPIYAYTVVGSGISKLYVADEDAIKKLNYFTHDDIPRVYWKLKAILDFKNIFA, via the coding sequence ATGGAAGTATATAACGAGAAGGAATTATATAATTCCATTAAGGATGCTTATTTAAGTGGCAAAAAGGTAATGATTATAGGCTATGGAAAGCATTCAAGTCCTAGAAAATCTGATATTTATCTGAAAATTAAAATGGATTACTACAAAATAGAGAAAGAAGGTTACGTTGAAGCTTATGCAGGAGCTTCTGTCGATAAGATAAGGGAGGAAGCATCGGAGTATGGACTACTATTACCATGCTTATATGACGGGAGTATTGGCGGACTTTTAGCAAACAATGAGTTTTCTCCTTTATCTACACGTTACGGCAAACCGTACGATTTTACTGATAAGGTATTTTTCATCACCCCTTTTGGTAAAATTTCATGGAAAATTATTATAGGTAGCAAAGGTAGATTAGGTGCAATATATAAGGCAAGGTTAAAATTATTTCCAAAACCTACTAAGGTTTTTACTTTCGAAAGGTCATTTAGTAAAAAAGATGAAACTATAGCCTACGTTAATAAGTTGATGCATTTAAAACCTTTAGCAATGCTGGTTGAATACGATGGAAAATATACTATTCATGCATCTTATGATTTTGATGCTAAAATACATGGGTTTTCAAAAGATGAAGGAGTAGCAACTATTGAAGAAAGCAATAGTAGTAATGGATATTACGTTACTACTCCCACTATAGAAGATTTTATGAGTACTATAGAAAATACTCAACCTATTTATGCATATACTGTAGTTGGTTCTGGAATCAGCAAATTATATGTCGCTGATGAAGATGCAATAAAGAAATTAAATTATTTTACACACGACGATATCCCAAGGGTGTATTGGAAATTAAAAGCAATATTAGACTTTAAGAATATATTTGCATAG
- a CDS encoding winged helix-turn-helix domain-containing protein gives MKFNFKIWIEDDNGNSILGKGGVELLKEIINTGSISKAAENLNLSYKFAWEYVRKIESEIGGIEMKKGGKNAGGTIVSDKVQQLLKIYEEAMNEVSAVLEKYSKKLNDIK, from the coding sequence ATGAAATTTAATTTTAAAATCTGGATAGAAGACGATAATGGAAATTCTATATTAGGTAAAGGTGGAGTTGAATTATTAAAAGAAATAATTAATACGGGGTCTATTTCTAAAGCTGCCGAAAATCTTAACTTATCATATAAATTTGCTTGGGAATATGTGAGAAAAATTGAATCAGAAATAGGAGGAATAGAAATGAAAAAAGGAGGAAAGAATGCAGGAGGAACTATAGTCTCAGATAAAGTACAACAGCTTCTTAAGATTTATGAAGAGGCAATGAACGAAGTTTCTGCGGTGCTTGAAAAATACTCTAAGAAGCTAAATGACATTAAATGA
- the tpiA gene encoding triose-phosphate isomerase — protein MKKPIILINFKAYENSFGKKGIDIAKKIEKVSIEYSTEVILSVPATMIPILSQEVSLPIYAQHVDPYPLGAHTGSLLPEMIKEAGAKGTLLNHSEKRIRADEIHDALIRLNRLGLESVVCVDRYELVEPMALLKPTAILIEPPELIGSGISVSKAKPEVITNAVKEISKVPGVFIIAGAGISSGDDVYTAVKLGADGIGVASAVMKAKEPEKVVEDFIKSGIKAMEEKNDRN, from the coding sequence ATGAAAAAGCCAATAATATTAATAAATTTCAAGGCTTACGAGAACTCTTTTGGTAAAAAAGGTATAGATATTGCAAAAAAGATAGAGAAAGTATCAATAGAGTATTCTACTGAAGTTATTTTATCTGTTCCGGCTACTATGATACCTATTCTTTCTCAGGAGGTATCATTACCTATTTATGCGCAACATGTTGATCCATATCCTTTAGGCGCGCATACTGGATCTTTATTACCGGAAATGATAAAAGAAGCTGGAGCAAAAGGAACATTGTTAAATCATAGCGAGAAAAGGATAAGAGCAGATGAAATACACGACGCATTAATCAGATTAAATAGACTAGGTTTAGAATCAGTAGTTTGCGTAGATAGATATGAGCTTGTAGAGCCAATGGCTCTGTTAAAACCTACAGCCATCTTAATAGAACCGCCAGAATTAATAGGTTCTGGAATTTCTGTATCAAAAGCTAAACCAGAAGTAATAACTAACGCTGTTAAAGAAATTTCCAAAGTACCTGGAGTATTTATAATAGCTGGTGCAGGAATAAGTAGTGGAGATGATGTATATACTGCAGTAAAATTGGGAGCTGATGGGATAGGCGTTGCTAGTGCTGTAATGAAAGCTAAGGAACCAGAAAAAGTAGTTGAAGATTTCATAAAAAGTGGAATAAAGGCAATGGAGGAGAAAAATGATAGAAATTAG
- a CDS encoding CBS domain-containing protein: protein MIVKTLEVLRPPIISIEDNLMQAFKRINERGIGRVIIANEKVEGILSTRDLLSVYLSFCPQNCSQGDLYKMSNMKASLYMTPNPAVVNEKDDILEAITIMVTRNFGSLPVVDDLGRPTGIVTEREMLLNFQDLEVLFPVSMFMSKKVTTINKDADLVQTTRQMLHRGFRRLPVVDDEGKVIGIVTAADCIKAASKSVEKLDPDYFFSKKVTDIMSTPPISIEEDRSINEAAATLIEKNIGSLLILDDESRPKGIITERDLLIALHYQLHLQFLRKT from the coding sequence ATGATAGTAAAGACATTAGAGGTATTAAGGCCTCCTATAATTTCAATTGAAGATAACTTAATGCAGGCTTTTAAGAGGATTAATGAGAGAGGCATTGGACGAGTAATAATAGCTAATGAGAAGGTAGAAGGAATACTTTCTACTAGAGATTTACTTTCTGTTTACCTTAGCTTCTGTCCTCAAAATTGTAGCCAAGGAGATTTATATAAAATGAGCAATATGAAGGCATCTTTATACATGACCCCGAATCCTGCGGTTGTAAACGAAAAAGATGATATATTGGAGGCAATAACTATCATGGTAACAAGGAACTTCGGATCTTTACCAGTTGTTGATGACTTAGGTAGACCAACTGGTATAGTAACAGAAAGAGAAATGCTCTTGAATTTTCAAGATCTTGAGGTTCTATTTCCAGTTAGTATGTTCATGAGTAAAAAAGTAACTACAATAAATAAAGATGCTGACCTTGTGCAGACAACTAGACAAATGTTACATAGAGGATTTAGGAGATTACCTGTAGTTGATGATGAAGGAAAGGTAATAGGAATAGTGACAGCTGCTGATTGTATAAAGGCCGCTTCAAAGAGTGTAGAAAAATTAGATCCAGATTACTTCTTTAGTAAGAAAGTTACTGATATAATGAGCACCCCGCCTATAAGCATAGAAGAAGATAGATCTATAAATGAAGCAGCTGCTACTCTAATAGAGAAGAATATTGGTTCCTTGTTAATATTAGATGATGAATCTAGACCTAAAGGAATAATAACCGAAAGAGACTTATTAATAGCATTACATTATCAATTACATTTACAATTTTTACGAAAAACCTAA